A DNA window from Candidatus Cloacimonadota bacterium contains the following coding sequences:
- a CDS encoding phosphatidylglycerophosphatase A yields the protein MNTKLSINTLLATFFGIGHVPFAPGTFGSFAAFAIYLILPASLYAGAWSFLFPVAILLLALISVRICYKAEFVLGEDASAIVLDEIWGYFIATLFLPHNWLIGLYAFLLFGVFDIAKPFPIYRSQKLKKGWGVVVDDLLAGIYANIILQILIRIYPKFFGI from the coding sequence TACCCTGTTAGCAACATTTTTCGGCATTGGGCATGTTCCCTTTGCCCCAGGCACTTTTGGCTCTTTTGCTGCGTTTGCAATCTATCTGATTTTGCCGGCATCTCTTTATGCCGGAGCTTGGAGCTTTCTTTTTCCGGTAGCGATTTTACTTTTGGCGCTTATCAGTGTAAGGATTTGTTACAAAGCAGAATTTGTTTTAGGTGAGGATGCTTCAGCCATTGTTTTAGATGAGATCTGGGGATATTTTATTGCTACACTATTTTTGCCACACAATTGGCTTATTGGTTTATATGCCTTTTTACTATTTGGAGTATTTGATATCGCTAAGCCCTTCCCCATTTATCGTTCGCAGAAATTAAAAAAGGGTTGGGGAGTAGTGGTAGACGATCTTTTAGCTGGAATATATGCAAATATTATCTTACAAATACTAATTAGAATTTACCCCAAATTTTTTGGAATATAG
- the yajC gene encoding preprotein translocase subunit YajC: MIYTLLQAQAPAGQQGGGMGSTLIFFAVIFGIMYFLMIRPQQKRQKEMQKMLDSLQVNDKVLTSSGIYGRVVSIKPDKDVVVIEIDETNKVRVDFQRAAIVSILNINPPAQDK, translated from the coding sequence ATGATATACACATTACTTCAAGCTCAAGCCCCAGCGGGACAACAAGGCGGAGGAATGGGCTCTACGCTCATCTTTTTTGCCGTCATTTTTGGAATTATGTATTTTCTGATGATCCGTCCCCAACAAAAACGTCAGAAAGAAATGCAGAAAATGTTGGATAGCCTTCAGGTTAACGATAAGGTTCTCACTTCAAGCGGCATCTATGGTCGCGTTGTTAGCATCAAACCCGATAAAGATGTGGTTGTTATCGAAATTGACGAAACCAATAAGGTACGTGTGGATTTTCAACGTGCTGCCATAGTATCCATTCTTAATATCAATCCACCTGCGCAAGACAAATAA